From the Levilactobacillus namurensis genome, the window GTTTTACGACTAAACCATTGTTCGGTGTAGCCGTTGCATAATCAATGGCTCCGGGACCGAAGATTAATGCATAGGTAGTCCCATCATCAGCGACTGGAATGCTATCGTCTTGAACGATACTCATGCCTTGGTACGTAGCAATTGGAGTAGCTGCACCAGCAGGTTGCAGGTATTCAATCAATTGTTGTTCACGCATCTCTGAGTACGCAGCTGAATTAACTACTAAAGTTGACAACGTGTTATCCATCACATCGCCCATACGTGCGAGCGCCTTAACAAAGTCTGCGGCAGATAATTCCTTTTCAGAACCAACACCGAAAGACTTTGCAGTTGCAATATCTGCGTTGTTGAAAGTTGCTTTTACCGTGTTCAGCAGTAGACCAGTATCTTGGCGAGTCCACCAGTTGCCAAAACGATTGGCAATCTGTTGCTGGGTGCTTGCACCAGAAATCAAATCGCCCCAGTCAGTATTACCAAACGACTTACTTTGATACATCTTAATGCCGTGTTCCATCGCAGAGTCGACACCATTCGTTTGAATGTCATGCGTATCGTTCCATTCATCAGCATCGCCGGACAAGTCGTTCATTGCCGGGATTTCAACCGTCCGACCTGGTTGAAGCAAACGTCCACCTAAAATGGGATCGTTCTTTAAAACACCAGACGCCACAAAACGATTAGTTTGCGTATTTTGTCGATAGACCCAATCAAGAAATACTGTTGGTTCAATTAAGTTACTAAAATTCGTAGGATTGCCGTTAATTACAGCCATTACCTACACCTCCTATTTAAGTTTGTTGTATAAATCTGGATTCTCACGATAAATTTGAGTTTGCTGATCCATGTTGAGCTTGGCAAAATCTTCGCGTGTCAGTGATCCAGGAATTGTTTGGCCACCATTTTGTGGCGTATGCGTGCCATGGACACGTTGTTCTACGCCATCTTGAACAGCCTTGTTGAACAAGTCGATAAACTTGTCGATATTGTTCTTACGTACATCGTCATCTTTAGAAGTAACGAATTCTGCAAATTCAACAGGAATCTTGCTATCCGTTAAGGCTGACTTAGTTGCAGCCAAAGCATTTTTCTCATCAACGGCGTCTAGTCGTTCCTGTAATCGTTTCTCTTGGTCTGCCAGGGCTTGTCGCTTGTCATCGAGTTCTGCTTCGGCCTTCTGTTGTGCATTCATGCCAGCACGTTTTTCACCTTCGGACATCCATTCTTCTTTGAGGGATTCCAGCTGACCATTAAACTTTTCTTCCAGCTGCTTAGCTTTAGCACCCATCATTTTATTCACGTCATCTTGTGAATATGCTTTACCGGATGGTTCCTGACCTTTAGGTTCTTGTTGCTGATCCTTATTATGATCGATTGGCTTTGGTTCTTCGCCAGGTTCAGCAAAATATTGCAAGTTCATCTTCATCGTAAAAACTCCTTTTTAAAGTCCGCAGACTAGATCGGTTAAAGTCCGAATGACTAAATTGCTTGTTCTTTTAGGGCTGCAAGTAAGAAAAAGCCCACAAAAATAGGGGTTATTATCATATAAAGCAGATAAATAACTCCTATAATTTCGATTCTTTGTTAACTACCCTTATTTGTAAGTGTTCTCAAGGGACTATTACTTAGAAATCGCCCCTAATCAAATTCACCTGTCATCATGCCGTCTAGTTGGCCATCAAGTAAATTACCATCTTCATCGCACGCTACCAATTGGCATCGACAACGTGGGTGAGTATCTTCTTGAGGAATCGGTGCTTGGCCGAATGGAAATCTCTGTTTGTCTAATGGTTGGCAAATATCACAAACATGGTAGTCTTCTTCGGTTAGCCACATTACAAATTTAACGTCGCTATCTTCGTAGGCTTGTCGTTTACCTTTGTTGGTGTTCTCAACCGATTGTATCTGCATTAATCCATCGATTCGAGATAATAGCTGATTCATTGGTGTTGCCAAGTTATCATCAATTCGATCGCCCGACTGTGGAATGCTTCTAGTTAGCTTGTTCATTGCGGTTACTGAAATACCTCGACTCAGACCTTTATTTAAGGTCTCAATCATGCGATTAGCCATAACATCTTGGTGCACCCATAGTCGTTGCACGTATTCGGCCTGATCAGTGCTCTGTGGAACGTTTTGCTGCGAACGTGAAGAGTTATCTGCATACGCT encodes:
- a CDS encoding phage capsid protein, whose amino-acid sequence is MAVINGNPTNFSNLIEPTVFLDWVYRQNTQTNRFVASGVLKNDPILGGRLLQPGRTVEIPAMNDLSGDADEWNDTHDIQTNGVDSAMEHGIKMYQSKSFGNTDWGDLISGASTQQQIANRFGNWWTRQDTGLLLNTVKATFNNADIATAKSFGVGSEKELSAADFVKALARMGDVMDNTLSTLVVNSAAYSEMREQQLIEYLQPAGAATPIATYQGMSIVQDDSIPVADDGTTYALIFGPGAIDYATATPNNGLVVKRDEFQKGGMVAIIQKRVVTCHVAGTNVDLTQTNPDTYQADLKAGTKPLFAVSYDPRQIQLVKYGFKVGTDYVVPTINAPKKAASTGSSSSGSGSSSSGSSK
- a CDS encoding DUF4355 domain-containing protein; this encodes MKMNLQYFAEPGEEPKPIDHNKDQQQEPKGQEPSGKAYSQDDVNKMMGAKAKQLEEKFNGQLESLKEEWMSEGEKRAGMNAQQKAEAELDDKRQALADQEKRLQERLDAVDEKNALAATKSALTDSKIPVEFAEFVTSKDDDVRKNNIDKFIDLFNKAVQDGVEQRVHGTHTPQNGGQTIPGSLTREDFAKLNMDQQTQIYRENPDLYNKLK
- a CDS encoding phage head morphogenesis protein, which produces MTTIKKERQKIRQLVKQDKANSQTINSFYQQALSIIANHLKEFYNEYADDSGLTLNQVSSAVSSWDTQHFYAAINQMLTDVQPDDKLSKQLQAAYVKASLTKRDMLGAMIGAGMSIATARSELYGVTELNRQRSAAYADNSSRSQQNVPQSTDQAEYVQRLWVHQDVMANRMIETLNKGLSRGISVTAMNKLTRSIPQSGDRIDDNLATPMNQLLSRIDGLMQIQSVENTNKGKRQAYEDSDVKFVMWLTEEDYHVCDICQPLDKQRFPFGQAPIPQEDTHPRCRCQLVACDEDGNLLDGQLDGMMTGEFD